From Pontibacter actiniarum, a single genomic window includes:
- a CDS encoding M2 family metallopeptidase, with product MKKLIFTGLTAAVLLSSCSSQKTEGAGTEATAVMTEVQQEAQTFLDQYSQTYQDLYTKSAEAEWASNTRIVEGDTTNAAATRRANEAFAAFTGSAENIEKAKAMLKKKDQLTPLQVKQFEAILYAGANNPQIIPEVVKARIKAETEQTEKLYGFDYRIYEKSVSTNDIDNILKDEKDLKKRLDAWQASKEVGPGLKEGLLDLRELRNKTVQSLGYDDYFTYQASDYGMSRPEMMELMQQINKELRPLYRELHTYARYELAKKYGAKEVPDYLPAHWLPNRWGQDWSSMVNVEGIDLDAALKPKGAEWLVQQGERFYTSLGFPSLPQTFYTKSSLYPLPANANYKKNNHASAWHMDLDKDVRSLMSVEPNSEWYETTHHELGHIYYYMTYTNPDVPVLLREGANRAYHEAIGSLMGLAATQKPFLAELNLIDKNTQTDEVQTLLKEALNYVVFIPFSSGVMSEWENDFYANNLPADQLNKRWWELKKQYQGIVPPTDRGENYLDPATKTHINDDAAQYYDYAMSYVILFQLHDHIARNILKQDPHATNYYGSKEVGNFLRDIMYPGASADWREMLKEKTGEELSARAMVAYFQPLMDYLKEQNKGRKYTL from the coding sequence ATGAAAAAACTAATCTTTACCGGCCTGACAGCCGCGGTGCTCCTCTCCTCCTGCTCCAGCCAGAAAACGGAGGGCGCTGGAACAGAGGCCACTGCCGTAATGACGGAAGTGCAGCAGGAGGCACAGACTTTCCTGGACCAGTACTCCCAAACCTATCAGGACCTCTACACCAAGTCTGCAGAGGCAGAGTGGGCCTCTAACACCCGCATTGTAGAAGGCGACACCACCAACGCCGCTGCTACCCGCCGCGCCAACGAAGCCTTTGCTGCCTTTACCGGAAGCGCCGAGAATATTGAGAAGGCGAAGGCGATGCTGAAGAAAAAAGACCAGCTGACGCCGCTACAGGTAAAGCAGTTTGAAGCCATACTTTACGCCGGCGCCAATAACCCGCAGATTATACCGGAAGTGGTGAAGGCTCGCATCAAGGCCGAAACGGAGCAGACGGAGAAGCTTTACGGCTTTGACTACCGCATTTATGAGAAGTCGGTCAGCACCAATGATATCGACAATATCCTGAAAGATGAAAAGGACCTGAAGAAGCGCCTGGATGCATGGCAGGCGAGCAAGGAGGTTGGCCCCGGCTTAAAAGAAGGCCTGCTGGACCTGCGCGAGCTGCGCAACAAAACGGTGCAGAGCCTGGGCTACGATGACTACTTTACCTACCAGGCCTCCGACTACGGCATGTCGCGCCCCGAAATGATGGAGCTGATGCAGCAGATAAACAAGGAGCTTCGGCCTCTTTACCGCGAGCTGCACACCTACGCCCGCTATGAGCTTGCGAAGAAGTACGGGGCCAAAGAGGTGCCTGACTACCTGCCGGCGCACTGGCTGCCAAACCGCTGGGGCCAGGACTGGAGCTCGATGGTAAACGTGGAGGGCATTGACCTGGATGCGGCCCTGAAGCCAAAGGGCGCGGAGTGGCTCGTGCAGCAGGGGGAGCGCTTTTACACCAGCCTTGGTTTCCCGAGCCTCCCGCAGACATTCTACACAAAGTCCAGCCTCTACCCGCTTCCGGCTAACGCCAACTATAAAAAGAACAACCATGCCTCTGCCTGGCACATGGACCTGGACAAGGACGTGCGCAGCCTGATGAGCGTGGAGCCGAACTCGGAATGGTACGAAACAACGCATCATGAGCTGGGCCACATTTACTACTACATGACCTACACCAACCCCGATGTGCCGGTGCTGCTGCGGGAGGGCGCAAACCGTGCCTACCATGAGGCTATTGGCTCGTTGATGGGATTGGCTGCCACACAAAAGCCGTTTCTGGCTGAGCTGAACCTGATCGACAAGAACACCCAGACAGACGAGGTGCAGACACTGCTGAAGGAAGCGCTGAATTACGTGGTGTTTATTCCTTTCTCTTCCGGTGTGATGAGTGAGTGGGAAAACGACTTTTATGCCAACAACCTCCCGGCAGACCAGCTGAACAAGCGCTGGTGGGAGCTTAAAAAGCAGTATCAGGGCATTGTGCCGCCAACGGACCGCGGCGAGAACTACCTGGACCCGGCCACCAAGACGCACATCAACGACGACGCGGCCCAGTACTACGACTACGCCATGAGCTATGTCATCCTGTTCCAGCTGCACGACCACATCGCCAGAAACATCCTGAAGCAGGACCCGCATGCCACCAATTATTACGGCAGCAAAGAGGTAGGCAATTTCCTCCGCGATATCATGTATCCGGGCGCGTCTGCCGACTGGCGCGAAATGCTGAAAGAGAAAACCGGCGAGGAGCTTAGTGCCCGTGCCATGGTAGCCTATTTTCAGCCGCTGATGGACTACCTGAAAGAGCAGAACAAAGGAAGAAAGTACACGCTTTAG
- a CDS encoding SIR2 family NAD-dependent protein deacylase, with translation MKKKLVVLTGAGISAESGIATFRDANGLWEGHDVMEVASPQGWARNPKVVLDFYNERRKNAFNVQPNQGHKILAELESDFDVRIITQNVDDLHERAGSSQVIHLHGKLFESRSTLDPKLVYHMEGWELNIGDKCEKGSQLRPNIVWFGEPVPMMEKALEETMQADIFLVVGTSLMVYPAAGLVDVVGAGVPVFVVDPNLPSMRKGDNIHRFEEKASTGMQKVAQILRETYR, from the coding sequence ATGAAAAAGAAACTGGTGGTGCTGACAGGTGCCGGTATAAGCGCAGAAAGTGGTATTGCCACCTTTCGAGATGCCAACGGCCTCTGGGAAGGGCACGATGTGATGGAGGTGGCTTCGCCGCAGGGCTGGGCCAGAAACCCGAAGGTGGTGCTGGATTTTTACAACGAGCGCCGCAAAAACGCTTTTAACGTGCAGCCGAATCAGGGGCACAAAATACTGGCGGAGCTGGAGAGCGATTTTGACGTGCGCATTATCACGCAGAACGTGGACGACCTGCACGAGCGAGCCGGCAGCAGCCAGGTAATCCACCTGCACGGCAAGCTGTTCGAAAGCCGCAGCACGCTGGACCCCAAGCTGGTGTACCACATGGAGGGCTGGGAACTGAATATCGGGGACAAGTGTGAAAAAGGCTCTCAACTGCGCCCGAACATTGTCTGGTTTGGCGAGCCCGTGCCTATGATGGAAAAAGCGTTGGAAGAGACCATGCAGGCCGATATTTTTTTGGTGGTAGGCACTTCCCTGATGGTATACCCTGCTGCTGGGCTGGTAGATGTGGTAGGGGCTGGTGTCCCTGTTTTTGTAGTGGACCCGAACCTGCCCAGCATGAGGAAGGGAGACAACATCCACCGCTTTGAAGAGAAAGCCAGCACAGGTATGCAGAAAGTCGCGCAGATCCTAAGGGAGACGTACCGCTGA
- a CDS encoding DUF2268 domain-containing putative Zn-dependent protease (predicted Zn-dependent protease with a strongly conserved HExxH motif): MKKTLLFLSLLLCSTASYSQSGFELITSDVDLFWQAFDKLKTAPTKEDSVQVLEQEYIQKGSPGVAQFTPSRIRSAAYLQRVISRHPRYYTQLRSHTRKLKMAVPKMQAHYQRLQELYPETNIARVYFVVGALNSGGTIVQDPVVGVDMFGLYPNTPVDELNDWLKAVLKPMEQIDLIVIHEMIHILQKGSKEEDTLLGLSIGEGAADFVAKLAADSHVNEQVHAYGSRHERELWEEFKAQMHGQDYSRWLYNGQNSPDRPADLGYYVGYKICEAYYSKATDKKQAVRDILNIQDYAAFLEQSGYALSFQ, encoded by the coding sequence ATGAAAAAGACACTCTTGTTTCTGTCGCTTTTGCTTTGCAGCACGGCCTCCTATAGCCAGTCCGGCTTTGAGCTGATTACCTCCGACGTTGATCTTTTCTGGCAGGCCTTTGACAAACTGAAAACAGCCCCTACCAAAGAGGACTCCGTGCAAGTGCTGGAGCAGGAGTACATACAGAAAGGGTCGCCAGGGGTGGCGCAATTCACCCCTTCCCGCATTCGCAGTGCCGCGTACTTGCAGCGCGTCATTAGCAGGCACCCCAGGTACTACACACAGCTCCGGTCGCACACGCGTAAACTCAAAATGGCTGTCCCTAAAATGCAGGCCCATTACCAACGGCTGCAGGAGCTTTACCCGGAAACAAACATTGCGAGGGTGTACTTTGTAGTGGGTGCCCTTAATTCAGGCGGCACGATCGTGCAGGACCCCGTGGTAGGCGTGGACATGTTTGGCCTGTACCCCAATACCCCTGTGGATGAGCTAAACGACTGGCTCAAGGCCGTGCTCAAACCCATGGAGCAGATAGATCTGATCGTGATCCACGAAATGATTCACATCCTTCAGAAGGGATCTAAGGAAGAGGACACCCTGCTGGGGCTAAGTATAGGGGAAGGCGCTGCCGACTTTGTTGCCAAACTTGCCGCCGACAGCCATGTTAACGAGCAGGTACACGCCTACGGCAGCAGGCACGAGCGCGAGTTGTGGGAGGAGTTTAAAGCCCAGATGCACGGGCAAGACTACAGCAGGTGGCTGTACAACGGGCAAAATAGCCCAGACAGGCCCGCCGACCTCGGCTATTATGTTGGCTACAAAATATGCGAGGCCTACTACAGCAAGGCCACCGACAAGAAGCAAGCCGTGCGCGACATCCTGAACATCCAGGACTATGCCGCTTTTCTGGAGCAAAGCGGCTACGCATTGTCGTTTCAGTAG
- a CDS encoding TonB-dependent receptor, whose product MQHLLLTWTLLALTLTALAQQTGIKGSVYAAQLPVPYASVVLKNIAHGTPTDESGGFELTGLEPGRYELVVSAIGYRPATRTIVVKDGMVLSLLITLESRNEALNEVVVTGTRLERRRLESPVAVNVLDSRTFNLTQSNTLAEGLCFQPGLRMETDCQTCNYSQLRMNGLGGSYSQVLVNSRPIFTSIMSLYGLEQIPVNMVDRVEVVRGGGSVLYGSSAIAGTVNIITKEPEESSFTLASNTSLIGGEAWDSFSNANVNAVNPERRAGASFFASHRDRQAYDANGDGFSEMARLKNNSFGFSAFFTPTEQDKVDINGWSIYEERQGGNKLDKPADQADQSEYRLHNILVGGFNWDHRLKNSRASYSLYGSGQHTGRTHYTGLDQSDGWGKTKSHTLQGGFQFNYSLRNFLGGTNTLTAGAEHQYDNTFDAIEAYAYLVDQKTHLTGLFLQSDWELNPNLTLLTGVRANKHSNVNKLILTPRLSALYKLGATTQLRASYARGFKAPQAFEADLHIAFAGGGVSLVQLSPSLQEETSDAFNASVDFNKASEHMIFGFTLDAFHTRLYDAFVLEEIGADQQGNQQLLRKNGSNSTVKGLTLEGRLNYDQLFQLETGLTVQQSRYDEPVAWSTDIAGTSNYLRTPEAYGYYVLTLWPERRFTMALSGVVTGPMQVPHFAGAPGVVEDVLYTSPTFVENNLKLAYRFTLPSIQNDLQISAGVQNILEAYQRDFDTSKYRDSNYVYGPARPRTFFVGLKFGLM is encoded by the coding sequence ATGCAGCATTTATTACTTACCTGGACTCTTTTGGCTCTCACGCTTACTGCCCTGGCGCAGCAAACAGGAATAAAAGGCAGTGTTTACGCAGCTCAACTGCCGGTGCCTTACGCCAGCGTCGTACTTAAAAACATCGCCCACGGTACACCTACCGATGAATCGGGCGGCTTCGAGCTTACAGGGCTGGAGCCTGGCAGGTATGAGCTAGTTGTTTCGGCGATAGGTTACAGGCCCGCCACCCGAACAATAGTTGTTAAGGATGGCATGGTCCTCTCGCTGCTGATTACGCTCGAAAGCCGGAATGAAGCCCTAAACGAGGTGGTGGTAACCGGCACACGCCTGGAGCGGCGCAGGCTGGAGAGCCCGGTTGCCGTAAATGTGCTGGACAGCCGCACGTTTAACCTCACCCAATCGAACACGCTGGCGGAGGGGCTTTGCTTTCAGCCTGGCCTGCGCATGGAAACCGACTGCCAAACCTGTAACTATTCGCAGCTGCGTATGAATGGCCTGGGGGGCTCTTACTCGCAGGTGCTCGTTAACAGCCGCCCAATCTTTACGTCCATCATGAGCCTGTATGGGCTGGAGCAGATACCGGTAAACATGGTGGACCGTGTGGAAGTGGTGCGGGGTGGCGGCTCCGTGCTTTATGGCTCCAGCGCCATAGCCGGCACGGTCAACATCATTACCAAGGAGCCGGAGGAAAGCTCTTTTACGCTTGCCTCTAACACATCCCTTATCGGCGGAGAGGCCTGGGACAGCTTTTCCAACGCCAACGTAAACGCAGTTAACCCTGAGCGGCGCGCCGGTGCTTCCTTCTTCGCTTCGCACCGTGATAGGCAGGCCTACGATGCCAACGGGGACGGTTTTTCTGAAATGGCCCGGCTAAAGAACAACTCCTTCGGCTTTAGCGCCTTCTTTACGCCAACAGAACAGGATAAAGTGGACATAAACGGCTGGAGTATCTATGAAGAGCGCCAGGGCGGGAATAAGCTGGATAAACCTGCCGACCAGGCAGATCAATCGGAGTACCGCTTGCATAATATCCTGGTGGGCGGCTTTAACTGGGATCATCGCCTAAAGAACAGCCGGGCCTCCTATAGCCTGTACGGCTCCGGCCAGCATACCGGGCGCACGCACTACACCGGCCTGGACCAGTCGGATGGTTGGGGAAAAACAAAGAGCCATACCCTGCAGGGGGGCTTTCAGTTTAACTACAGCCTGCGAAACTTTCTGGGGGGCACCAACACCCTTACAGCTGGTGCAGAACATCAGTACGACAATACCTTTGATGCCATTGAAGCCTACGCTTACCTTGTAGACCAGAAAACACACCTCACAGGCCTGTTCCTGCAAAGCGACTGGGAGCTTAACCCCAACCTGACACTGCTAACCGGGGTGCGGGCCAACAAGCACAGTAATGTAAACAAGCTGATCCTGACGCCGCGGCTAAGCGCGCTGTACAAGCTGGGGGCCACCACGCAGCTTCGTGCCTCCTACGCCCGTGGCTTTAAGGCACCGCAGGCGTTTGAGGCAGACCTGCACATTGCCTTTGCGGGTGGTGGCGTATCGCTTGTGCAACTGAGCCCCAGCCTGCAGGAAGAAACCTCCGATGCCTTTAATGCCTCTGTAGACTTTAATAAAGCCAGTGAGCACATGATCTTCGGCTTTACGCTGGATGCCTTCCATACCCGTTTATATGATGCCTTTGTGCTGGAAGAAATCGGTGCCGACCAACAGGGAAACCAGCAGCTGCTGCGCAAAAACGGGAGCAACTCTACTGTAAAGGGGCTTACGCTGGAGGGGCGGCTAAACTATGATCAGCTTTTTCAGCTGGAGACGGGGCTGACGGTACAGCAGTCGAGGTACGATGAGCCGGTGGCCTGGTCCACGGATATTGCGGGCACAAGCAACTACCTCCGAACCCCTGAGGCCTACGGGTACTATGTGCTTACGCTGTGGCCTGAGCGCCGCTTCACCATGGCGCTGAGCGGCGTGGTGACGGGCCCGATGCAAGTACCGCATTTTGCCGGTGCGCCAGGTGTGGTGGAGGACGTGCTGTATACTTCGCCAACATTCGTGGAGAACAACCTGAAGCTGGCCTATCGCTTTACCCTCCCCAGTATTCAAAACGACCTGCAGATAAGCGCCGGGGTGCAGAACATCCTGGAGGCTTATCAGCGCGATTTCGACACCAGCAAGTACCGCGACAGCAACTACGTGTATGGCCCGGCAAGGCCCCGCACCTTTTTCGTCGGCCTTAAGTTCGGGCTGATGTAA
- a CDS encoding pyridoxal phosphate-dependent aminotransferase — MIQRSERLNNVSYDLFGPLYERAKELEQEGHPIMKLNIGNPAPFGFQAPPEVVQHVISNLSNAQGYSDHRGLLSAREAVKRHYTTKGVAHVHTDDIFLGNGLSELIMYAVEALLNEGDEVLVPMPDYPLWTAAVRFSGGKAVHYLCDEEADWYPDVQDIKRKLTPRTRALVLINPNNPTGAVYSREVLQELVKLAEEHQLVIFSDEIYDKILYDATAFTSAATLSDSVLCVTFSGLSKNYLAAGYRAGWMLVSGAKHKAQSYIGGLNTLASLRVCSNVPAQFAIEAALNGQQSIHELTKPDGRLGQQRAICYEKLTAIPGITCVKPKGAFYMFPKLDVKKFNIKDDQQFALDLLANQHVLLVQGSGFNWHQPDHFRVVYLPEKLELSRTLDKIAAFLQSYRQVV, encoded by the coding sequence ATGATACAAAGAAGCGAACGCCTCAACAACGTGTCTTACGACCTGTTCGGGCCACTGTATGAGCGGGCAAAGGAGCTGGAGCAGGAGGGGCACCCTATCATGAAGCTAAACATCGGCAATCCTGCGCCCTTCGGTTTTCAGGCGCCGCCGGAAGTTGTGCAGCACGTTATTTCAAATCTGTCAAACGCACAGGGCTACTCCGATCACCGCGGGCTTTTAAGCGCACGCGAAGCAGTAAAAAGGCACTATACCACCAAAGGGGTGGCGCATGTCCATACCGATGATATTTTCCTGGGCAACGGCCTGAGCGAGCTGATTATGTATGCCGTGGAGGCCCTGCTGAATGAGGGCGACGAGGTGCTGGTACCGATGCCGGATTACCCGCTGTGGACAGCAGCCGTGCGTTTCTCCGGTGGCAAGGCGGTGCATTACCTTTGCGACGAAGAGGCCGACTGGTACCCTGATGTGCAGGATATCAAGCGCAAACTTACGCCCCGAACCCGTGCGCTGGTACTCATCAACCCTAACAACCCCACCGGGGCGGTATACTCCAGAGAGGTGCTGCAGGAGCTGGTAAAACTGGCGGAAGAGCACCAGCTTGTGATTTTTTCAGACGAAATCTATGATAAGATTCTCTATGATGCCACAGCCTTTACCTCTGCCGCCACACTCTCCGACAGCGTACTTTGCGTAACGTTCAGCGGGTTGTCGAAGAATTACCTGGCGGCTGGGTACAGGGCTGGGTGGATGCTGGTGAGCGGGGCAAAGCATAAGGCGCAGTCGTACATCGGCGGCTTAAACACACTGGCGAGCCTGCGTGTGTGCAGCAACGTTCCGGCGCAGTTTGCCATAGAAGCCGCCCTAAACGGGCAGCAGAGCATTCACGAACTGACCAAACCTGATGGCAGGCTAGGGCAGCAGCGGGCAATCTGCTACGAAAAACTAACGGCAATACCCGGGATAACCTGCGTGAAGCCGAAAGGCGCGTTTTATATGTTCCCTAAGCTGGATGTAAAGAAATTCAACATAAAGGATGACCAGCAGTTTGCGCTGGACCTGTTAGCAAACCAGCACGTGTTGCTGGTTCAGGGCAGCGGCTTTAACTGGCATCAGCCAGACCACTTCCGGGTAGTATACCTGCCGGAGAAGCTGGAGCTTAGCCGCACGTTAGACAAAATAGCTGCTTTCCTGCAAAGCTACAGGCAGGTTGTTTAA
- a CDS encoding acyl-CoA thioesterase — MRKQKKVQDSYVIMTELVLPNDTNTLHNLMGGRMMHWMDIVSAIAAQKHSNRIVVTASVDNVSFSESIKLGNVVTLEAKVTRAFNSSMEVHIVVYAEDIPSGKKMMSNQAFFTFVAVDQLGNPIDVPDAIPETEEEVKLYEGALRRRQLRLVLAGRMKPSEANELRSLFDIKEDTED, encoded by the coding sequence ATGCGTAAACAAAAGAAAGTACAAGACTCTTACGTTATCATGACGGAGCTGGTGTTGCCAAACGACACAAACACCCTTCATAACCTGATGGGCGGCCGTATGATGCACTGGATGGATATTGTTTCGGCTATTGCTGCACAAAAGCACTCCAACCGAATCGTGGTTACTGCGTCAGTCGACAACGTTTCATTCTCAGAAAGTATAAAGCTAGGCAACGTGGTAACGCTGGAGGCTAAGGTGACACGTGCCTTTAACTCCTCTATGGAAGTGCACATCGTTGTGTACGCCGAAGACATACCGAGCGGCAAAAAGATGATGTCGAACCAGGCATTCTTCACTTTTGTGGCTGTAGACCAACTGGGCAACCCTATTGATGTGCCTGATGCCATTCCTGAAACTGAAGAAGAGGTGAAACTATATGAAGGTGCATTGCGCCGTCGCCAGCTGCGCCTGGTGCTGGCTGGCCGTATGAAGCCAAGCGAGGCAAACGAGTTGCGCTCTCTTTTTGATATTAAAGAAGACACAGAGGACTAA
- a CDS encoding riboflavin synthase, which yields MFTGIIEALGRVTDIREEQSNKHFTLTSPFTHELQIDQSVAHNGVCLTVVSINGDEFTVTAIDETLKKTNLNSLKAGDAVNLERCMVANGRFDGHVVQGHVDQTAVCEDVRDENGSWVFTFRYDPVPGNVTVEKGSICVNGISLTCFNSQPDRFSVAIIPYTYEHTNLHQVKQGDTVNLEFDIIGKYVARLLGK from the coding sequence ATGTTTACAGGAATTATAGAGGCCCTGGGCCGTGTCACAGACATCCGGGAGGAGCAGTCCAACAAGCACTTCACCCTCACGTCCCCTTTCACCCATGAGCTACAGATAGACCAGAGCGTGGCGCACAACGGCGTGTGCCTGACGGTGGTAAGTATAAACGGAGACGAGTTCACCGTGACGGCCATTGATGAGACACTGAAAAAAACCAACCTGAACAGCCTGAAGGCCGGCGATGCGGTGAACCTGGAGCGGTGCATGGTGGCTAACGGGCGCTTTGACGGCCATGTGGTGCAGGGCCATGTGGACCAGACCGCCGTGTGCGAGGACGTCAGAGACGAAAACGGCAGCTGGGTCTTCACCTTCCGCTACGATCCCGTGCCCGGAAACGTGACCGTGGAGAAAGGCTCTATCTGCGTGAACGGCATCAGCCTGACCTGCTTTAACTCACAGCCGGACCGCTTTTCGGTGGCCATTATCCCGTACACGTACGAGCACACCAACCTGCACCAGGTAAAGCAGGGCGATACGGTAAACCTCGAGTTCGACATCATCGGCAAGTACGTAGCGCGGCTGTTAGGCAAGTAG
- a CDS encoding trimeric intracellular cation channel family protein has product MSIQYILELIGTVVFAMSGALAVSEKDKEQDWFGAGFTGFVTAIGGGSLRDIMLGSYPLVWIQDVTVLYTIIAAIVCSGLFYKWMLQLRRTFLLFDTLGISIFTIVGMEKALSLGASPEIAAIMGMFSAVMGGVIRDMLTNEVPVLFRQEIYASACLLGAGFYLGLEYLEVERNVNFIASVSLIIVIRLVAVRYNLSLPKFNRLR; this is encoded by the coding sequence GTGAGTATACAATACATCTTAGAGTTAATTGGGACAGTAGTTTTTGCCATGTCCGGGGCGCTGGCAGTGAGTGAAAAAGACAAGGAACAGGACTGGTTTGGGGCCGGCTTCACTGGCTTTGTAACGGCCATCGGCGGCGGTAGCCTCCGCGATATCATGTTAGGCAGCTATCCGCTGGTCTGGATACAGGACGTGACCGTGCTTTATACGATTATCGCGGCCATTGTCTGCAGCGGTCTGTTTTATAAATGGATGCTGCAGCTGCGCCGTACGTTCCTGCTGTTCGATACGCTGGGCATTTCCATTTTTACCATCGTAGGCATGGAAAAAGCGCTTAGCCTGGGGGCCAGCCCCGAAATTGCAGCTATCATGGGGATGTTTTCGGCAGTGATGGGCGGTGTGATCCGGGATATGCTGACCAATGAAGTGCCGGTGCTGTTCCGCCAGGAAATCTATGCCAGTGCCTGTCTGCTCGGGGCTGGTTTCTACCTTGGGCTGGAGTACCTTGAGGTGGAGCGGAACGTCAATTTCATCGCTTCTGTTTCGCTGATTATCGTGATTCGCCTCGTGGCGGTGCGCTATAACCTGAGCCTGCCAAAGTTCAATCGCCTGCGGTAA
- a CDS encoding DoxX family protein, which translates to MTFKDRVLYTHDTWSLTIVRIFLGLVIFPHGAQKLLGWFGGHGPAGFMQAFEQMSGMPGWLGWLVIILEFIGGICLVLGFWTRIWAFCYICLFVGIILTVHLPYGFFMNWNGDKAGEGFEYHLLVIGMAWALVVGGAGRLSIDHSMASQERRF; encoded by the coding sequence ATGACTTTTAAAGACAGAGTACTCTACACCCACGACACCTGGAGCCTGACGATCGTACGCATCTTTCTGGGCCTGGTGATTTTTCCGCATGGCGCACAAAAACTGCTTGGCTGGTTTGGCGGGCACGGCCCCGCAGGCTTTATGCAGGCCTTTGAACAAATGTCGGGCATGCCGGGCTGGTTAGGGTGGCTGGTCATCATTCTGGAGTTTATTGGCGGTATTTGCCTGGTGCTGGGTTTCTGGACCCGCATTTGGGCTTTCTGCTATATCTGCCTCTTTGTCGGCATCATCCTGACGGTGCATCTCCCCTACGGCTTTTTTATGAACTGGAACGGTGACAAGGCCGGGGAAGGCTTTGAGTACCACTTGCTTGTGATAGGTATGGCCTGGGCACTGGTGGTTGGCGGGGCCGGGCGCCTGAGCATAGACCATAGCATGGCCAGCCAGGAGCGCCGGTTTTAG
- a CDS encoding ATP-binding protein yields MHAIIFCGIQASGKSTFYREHFFNTHMRISLDLLRTRNRENRFLELCLQTQLPFVVDNTNPTAAERARYIALAKAARYKVTCYFFESSSKDALLRNSTRTGRFLVPPKGIFGTHKKLQTPQLEEGYDSLYRVKLLPSGNYEVDLIATQEAL; encoded by the coding sequence ATGCACGCCATTATTTTCTGCGGCATCCAGGCCAGCGGCAAGTCTACGTTTTACAGAGAACACTTTTTTAACACGCACATGCGCATCAGCCTTGATCTCCTGCGTACGCGCAACCGCGAAAACCGGTTCCTGGAGCTCTGCCTCCAGACACAGCTACCGTTTGTGGTGGACAACACGAACCCAACAGCGGCAGAAAGAGCCCGTTACATTGCCCTGGCAAAGGCAGCCAGGTATAAAGTTACCTGTTATTTTTTTGAGTCAAGTTCAAAAGACGCACTGCTTCGCAACAGCACGCGCACCGGACGCTTCCTGGTGCCGCCGAAAGGCATCTTCGGTACGCATAAAAAGCTGCAAACACCCCAGCTAGAAGAAGGCTACGACAGCCTGTACAGGGTAAAGCTGTTGCCTAGCGGCAATTATGAGGTCGACCTGATTGCCACGCAGGAAGCTTTGTAA
- a CDS encoding protein-L-isoaspartate(D-aspartate) O-methyltransferase, whose translation MQTDTYRHKGMRRALVKQLREKGIRDERVLAAIETVPRHYFFDKAFLEQAYQDKAFPIGEGQTISQPYTVAFQSELLQLRPTDKVLEIGTGSGYQCTVLLQLTPNVFTIEYKRALYEKARIFFKKHGLNPHTFHGDGSQGLPTYAPYDKIIVTAGAPIVPKELLRQLAVGGILVIPVGNEQSQKMLRITRVAEEEFTKEEFTDFKFVPLLGRSGWDGGM comes from the coding sequence ATGCAAACAGACACGTACAGACACAAAGGCATGCGCCGGGCACTTGTAAAGCAACTGCGCGAGAAAGGTATCCGCGATGAACGTGTGCTGGCGGCAATCGAAACTGTACCACGTCATTACTTTTTTGATAAGGCCTTTCTGGAGCAGGCCTACCAGGATAAGGCTTTTCCCATTGGCGAAGGCCAAACCATCTCCCAGCCCTATACCGTGGCGTTTCAGTCGGAGCTGCTGCAGCTCAGGCCCACGGATAAAGTGCTGGAGATCGGAACCGGATCCGGTTACCAGTGCACTGTGCTGCTGCAGCTTACGCCTAATGTTTTCACCATCGAGTATAAGCGGGCGCTGTACGAAAAGGCGCGCATCTTCTTTAAGAAGCACGGCCTTAACCCGCACACCTTTCATGGCGACGGCTCTCAGGGCTTGCCTACCTATGCCCCGTACGATAAGATTATTGTAACTGCCGGCGCCCCCATCGTGCCGAAGGAGCTTCTGCGCCAATTGGCAGTGGGTGGTATTCTGGTGATACCGGTGGGTAATGAGCAGAGCCAGAAAATGCTGCGCATCACGCGTGTGGCCGAGGAGGAGTTTACAAAAGAAGAGTTCACCGATTTTAAGTTTGTGCCGCTACTGGGCCGCTCCGGCTGGGACGGGGGTATGTAA